The DNA sequence GTAACCTAAGTGCGGACTCACAGAAGTTGTCTGAACCGCCACTGATGACAACCGTCAACATGTCATCTATTTTACGAAACAGCATTACTGACGAACTTGAGCAGGAATTTAGAGCACGTTATCTTAAGACTCTTCGTGAAATGGTGAATGATCATTTACAGCAGCTCgcgtttttttattttggaggGCCCGAAATATCTAACTTACTCCGgattgaagaagaaagaaagtttttatGGACAGATGTCAAGGCTTTGAAGAAAGGTCTGAGAGTCGTCGGTAGAGACGATCTTGCCAAAGATTGGGAAGAATTTGAGACGAAAAGGAATCTTGCTCTTCTTCTCGATGCTTCGATGCCGAAGATCTGGAAGGACATTCCGAGACAAAATCGCTTTGAATATGTCGAAGCCATATTAAATCCACGCCTAGCGAACTATGCGTTGGATAAAAACACCGGTAGGTCATTAAGGAAATCAAAAATAAGCATAGAGGAAGTTATGATTTCTTTGAAGGAACAAATGGAAACCAACCTCACAGAGCCTTGGACTAAGAAGCTGCTGCCTCTTATTGTCAATGCCGGAGAACTTTTATCCAAAAGCGAAACCAAGAACGCGAGCCCTTTGCCGGAAGATGTGGTGCGCTGTTCAGATGAAATATGCTCAACAATAAAGAGTTTAGGCGAATGGGTAAGACATATAAATCGTTGGAGTTTcctaaaaactattttaataTCTGTGGTAATAACTTGTCATAAATGTGAGTCATTTCGTCACCTTTCGAAGTAGCCCACTCTTCGAACCAGCAACAACAGGTGAAACCAGCTGAAACATGTCCCGTTTAATCTATGGTTTATATTAGAAAGGATCAAACTATTGATAATCCAAACtacttcaatttttcaaaacaagtctAATATCTTCTATTTCGCTCTGATTTTCCGATTCTGCTTTTGCGTTGATTTCACGCCAGTTTGAACTATCCGCAATTGAATATTTAATTAAGAATGAAAACCAGTTATCTATTGACGGATTATTGAAGGAAAGCGTTGCAGAAAGCGTCAGTAGTTTGCCTTAAAACTAATTTGGACTCGCATTCTACAGGACATGTTGATTACGATATCGAATATTATAGTcataaaagaaactgttgATTTTCAACGAAGCGTAAAACACAACCCTTCACAACAAAATACTATCGTGCTTTCAAGGTACGAAGGTAGGGAAATTGCCTGCAAAAGGAGCTTTTAAATTCCGAATATTAGTGGTATTTTCTCGGTTAGGATTAATAGCCATAAACATTCAAGTTCTGAAAGTCTTCTCCTTGATTACGTAAGGTGAAATTTAGAATGCGTTTGAATGAGAAA is a window from the Acropora palmata chromosome 1, jaAcrPala1.3, whole genome shotgun sequence genome containing:
- the LOC141881386 gene encoding uncharacterized protein LOC141881386 isoform X2 yields the protein MTTVNMSSILRNSITDELEQEFRARYLKTLREMVNDHLQQLAFFYFGGPEISNLLRIEEERKFLWTDVKALKKGLRVVGRDDLAKDWEEFETKRNLALLLDASMPKIWKDIPRQNRFEYVEAILNPRLANYALDKNTGRSLRKSKISIEEVMISLKEQMETNLTEPWTKKLLPLIVNAGELLSKSETKNASPLPEDVVRCSDEICSTIKSLGEWKNENPLMSL
- the LOC141881386 gene encoding uncharacterized protein LOC141881386 isoform X1; its protein translation is MTTVNMSSILRNSITDELEQEFRARYLKTLREMVNDHLQQLAFFYFGGPEISNLLRIEEERKFLWTDVKALKKGLRVVGRDDLAKDWEEFETKRNLALLLDASMPKIWKDIPRQNRFEYVEAILNPRLANYALDKNTGRSLRKSKISIEEVMISLKEQMETNLTEPWTKKLLPLIVNAGELLSKSETKNASPLPEDVVRCSDEICSTIKSLGEWDEFCGCVEELYSEEYQRLENWG